The sequence TTTAGCGATAGAGTCTGTCTAAGACAGTATTTATGTTTTTATCCGCTTTTTCCATACCATCTTCAAATGAGAACTCACCGTCGATAATTCCATCTATAACACCGTTAAAACCAAGGGTTTCGGCTGCGCCGTAACCTCTCCACTCTCCCCAACCCAGGGTAAAGGAAGTTCGCATGGTTTCACCTGCCTGATCGATCAGCACTTCTTTATTATAAGGCTGCATATCTTTTTCAAGGAATTCCTCTGATTCGGTTAATGAACGATAAGAGGGGATTTTACCAGCCAGATACATATCCAGAGAGAGTCCTTCTCCACTGACAAATTTTGCAAACTTCCAGGCTGCGTCACTGTTTTCTCCAGTAGGAGACAGAGCAACATAGTCGGGCCATCCATAAGTTATGGTTCCATCACCGGAAGGTCCTACAGGAATTTCGGCAATTCCCCAGCGGAAGTTATCCCCGGCAACTGTTCTGTTGTTGGCAATATTCCAGGAACCATCTACAAACATAGCTGCAGCAGCCTGAGGAAATACGTCCTGCTGACGAAAAGCACTCATTTCCTTTTTAGGGGGAGCTGCTTTATCGACAAGTACAAGATCTGTTAAGAAACGGAGGGCTTCCATAGCCTGTGCATCCGGATCAAAGCTCATGTTTTTACGGTCAAGCAAGTGTCCGTTATTAGAATAAACCCAGGACTCAACATGAGCATAACGGCCATAGAACCAGTAGCCCCACTGATCAATGACGCCATCATTGTTTTTATCTTTTGTAAGGGCAATGGCAGCGTTTCTAAAATCATCCCATGTCCAGTTTTTATCGGGATATGCGATGCCGGCTTCGTCAAATGCATCCATATTATAAAAAAGGTTTGTGGTTACCAGAGCATAGGGGGCTGCAAAGTAGGAGCCCTTACCGGCAGTATCCTTTCCCGCATCAAAAAGAGACATATAGTACTTACTCTGGTCCAGGTCATTTTCAATGTAACTGTCAAGATTCAGGAGCAAATCGTTAGAAGCCCACTCCTCCAGATAACCGGAACTTAGATTGAATACATCTGGAAGCTTCTTCTGATTAGCCATAATCCTGATTTTTGTCCAGTATTCTTTTGGTTCCAGTGTAGTCAATTCCACTGTTATTCCGGGATTGGCCGCTTCGAATTCTAAAATCAGTGCTTCATTGCTCTCCTTGGCTTCAGGATCCCACGACCAGTACTGAAGTACAGTCTCTCCTGACTGTTCTTCCTGAGTTCCGCTCGCACTGATGAAAGATACAGAAAGCAGTAAAGCTATCAATATCAATGTTAGGTATTTGTATTCCTTTTTCATGATTCCTCCTGAGGGATTTCCTCATTTTCTTTTTTAAACATTATAACGGGTTTTTTCTTCTGTCAATAAATATTTAAATGTTTGCTGTCTTAAAGCTTGATATGTTTACGATATTGCATGAAAACCTTGCTT comes from Oceanispirochaeta sp. M1 and encodes:
- a CDS encoding sugar ABC transporter substrate-binding protein, coding for MKKEYKYLTLILIALLLSVSFISASGTQEEQSGETVLQYWSWDPEAKESNEALILEFEAANPGITVELTTLEPKEYWTKIRIMANQKKLPDVFNLSSGYLEEWASNDLLLNLDSYIENDLDQSKYYMSLFDAGKDTAGKGSYFAAPYALVTTNLFYNMDAFDEAGIAYPDKNWTWDDFRNAAIALTKDKNNDGVIDQWGYWFYGRYAHVESWVYSNNGHLLDRKNMSFDPDAQAMEALRFLTDLVLVDKAAPPKKEMSAFRQQDVFPQAAAAMFVDGSWNIANNRTVAGDNFRWGIAEIPVGPSGDGTITYGWPDYVALSPTGENSDAAWKFAKFVSGEGLSLDMYLAGKIPSYRSLTESEEFLEKDMQPYNKEVLIDQAGETMRTSFTLGWGEWRGYGAAETLGFNGVIDGIIDGEFSFEDGMEKADKNINTVLDRLYR